The Fructilactobacillus myrtifloralis genome segment CATACGACAAATTTATGAGCGAGATGAATGAAGATGAGTAATTTTGACATTGTTGCTTTAACGTCTGGTCAAGATGATGGCACCAATCAACAACACCAGGTGATGCCACAGACAACGCCTGAAGCAGTAATTGGATTGAAAAAATGGATGGATAACGTAGACAAAACGCTTGAAAGATTCACCGGTAAAGATGCTAACGGAAATGCTTCCAATCTGTTGACTAAAAGTGACTTAACAAATTTTGCCACCAAGGCATACGTTGATGATGCAAAAACATCGGCCAAACAATATGCAGACGTAATTTCTCAAAAAATCAAGAATTTTGGGGTTCAAAAAGTTAAAGATAAAACAGATGCTAATGATCTAACCAAGTTTGGAATTTACGTTAAAACCATGTATGAAACGCTTTCTAACTTGCCACCTTATGACACCATCAACAAAACTGGAGCTCTTATTGTGATTCCGAGCGATACAATCATTTACCAGAAATGGATTAGCTTTGACCTTCAGTGGTATGAATATGCACGCTCCGTTCAAAATAAACCTAATGCTCGATGGGCACTTTGGGCCTACAAAGCATACTAGCTACTAATTTTAGTAGCTTTTTTATTTTGAAAGGAGGTGAAGTCATGCAGATTTTCGGTTTATCGCTTGAGGACCTTGCCTCAATTGTCGGAATCATTGGTGGAGCTGCTACCGTTTTTAGCTGGGCATTCAACAAAATTGTTGTGGATCCGTTAAAAGATGCCATCCACAATCTATCGTCAACAGTTGACCGATTGTCAGACACCAATGAACGACAAAACAAGGAAATTCAGCAAGAGTTGCACGATCATGAGATGCAGTTGCAAGCTCATCAGCTGTCGATTAACAACATCAAGGAAAAGCAGGAAGATTTGGAGGATAAAAATGAGTAATATTTTGCAGTACATTGATTTAGCAGATTTATTGGATCCGACCGTATTGGTTGTTTTCGGGGGAATTATTATTAAGATTATTTCACCGTTCATTAAGGCCAAACATCTGGACCAAAAGGCTACAAACATTTTCAATGCGGCCAAAGTAGCTTGCACGTTTGCAGCTAAGCAGACGGGCCTTGATAATGACCAGAAACGGATGCTAGCTGAAAAACAATTAGTACAATGGGCGGCAGATCATAAAGTTAAATTGAACAAAGAACGTACCGCAGCTACTATCGAATACGCTTACCAATTTTTGAAAAACGGGAGCGTTATTGATATCAAGCAAGACAACCACAACGTTGACCAGGATTCGGGATTGAAAACCGGAATCGTTCAGAGCGGTTCTGCTAATTTACCCAACATGGATCCAAAATTTAAATATCAGATTGAACAAAAACAAGGAGGCAAAAACTAATGGCT includes the following:
- a CDS encoding phage holin, LLH family — encoded protein: MSNILQYIDLADLLDPTVLVVFGGIIIKIISPFIKAKHLDQKATNIFNAAKVACTFAAKQTGLDNDQKRMLAEKQLVQWAADHKVKLNKERTAATIEYAYQFLKNGSVIDIKQDNHNVDQDSGLKTGIVQSGSANLPNMDPKFKYQIEQKQGGKN